A window of the Comamonas sp. Y33R10-2 genome harbors these coding sequences:
- a CDS encoding methyl-accepting chemotaxis protein encodes MATATVPRSTHDSVEQILREQARFADRLVLGIMALGWLGALVAGWWFDGLLFALMGGGLLCGLALLCHAVAPGSKLTRHALSMLGMLMVGLLIQLSVGQPELHFAVFVFLAFLLVYKDPWPIVTAAATIAVHHVLFDRLQLAGLPVYCLTQPSFALVLLHALFVVIQTTVELVIAVGLQRMAITAAELQALCQTNKSGMLSLDAEHTVVHSSEGKAVQMALQQLQVVVRTAMDSASAVHAAAQEIHQGSDFQATQSKEIVAEVAGSTQRMAHIREQSLMTVEETIRLDATAQQVCEGVKGCGAVLEQIVGNMQQTQKAAQEIAEIVALIDSIAFQTNLLALNAAVEAARAGEQGKGFAVVAAEVRTLAQSTAASSKEVRQRINQSLASTEDGVGLVRQASTQMQRVLAQTEAVPQLVVQLSQLTREQTDSLTASVQSMQHIDQLSQDNATEVAHAREHAQHLLEQARVLQEVVERFGDKAAAQLVVAQRPIKIHAHQEPAAPPLSGQFKLA; translated from the coding sequence ATGGCTACAGCAACAGTGCCGCGCAGCACCCATGATTCCGTTGAGCAGATCTTGCGAGAGCAAGCACGTTTTGCAGACCGACTGGTGTTGGGCATCATGGCGCTGGGCTGGCTGGGTGCCTTAGTTGCTGGGTGGTGGTTTGACGGACTGCTATTCGCACTAATGGGCGGTGGTTTGCTGTGCGGGCTGGCGCTGCTGTGCCATGCGGTGGCACCAGGCTCGAAGCTGACTCGACATGCACTGTCCATGCTGGGCATGCTCATGGTCGGCCTGCTGATCCAGCTGTCAGTGGGACAGCCGGAGCTGCACTTTGCTGTCTTCGTTTTTTTGGCTTTTTTGCTGGTCTATAAAGATCCGTGGCCCATCGTGACGGCCGCGGCCACCATTGCCGTTCACCATGTGCTGTTTGATCGGCTGCAGTTGGCGGGTCTCCCGGTGTATTGCCTGACGCAGCCGAGTTTTGCGCTGGTCTTGTTGCACGCGCTGTTTGTCGTGATTCAGACTACGGTTGAGTTGGTGATCGCCGTGGGTTTGCAGCGCATGGCCATTACGGCGGCGGAGCTGCAGGCGCTTTGCCAAACCAATAAGTCCGGAATGCTCAGCCTGGATGCAGAGCACACTGTCGTGCATAGCAGCGAAGGAAAAGCCGTGCAAATGGCGCTTCAGCAACTGCAGGTGGTGGTGCGCACGGCCATGGATTCAGCTAGTGCCGTGCACGCAGCAGCGCAGGAAATTCATCAGGGAAGTGATTTTCAGGCTACGCAGTCTAAAGAGATTGTTGCGGAGGTCGCAGGCAGCACACAGCGCATGGCGCATATCCGTGAGCAGTCGCTGATGACAGTGGAGGAAACCATTCGGCTGGATGCCACGGCCCAGCAAGTGTGTGAGGGCGTGAAAGGCTGCGGAGCGGTGTTGGAGCAGATCGTGGGCAATATGCAGCAAACGCAGAAAGCCGCACAGGAGATTGCAGAGATCGTGGCACTGATTGACTCAATCGCCTTTCAGACCAATTTGCTGGCGCTCAATGCTGCAGTAGAAGCTGCCCGAGCGGGTGAACAAGGCAAAGGATTCGCGGTAGTGGCTGCTGAAGTGCGAACGTTGGCGCAGAGCACGGCGGCCTCCTCCAAAGAAGTGCGCCAGCGCATCAACCAGTCGTTGGCATCCACGGAAGATGGGGTGGGTCTGGTGCGTCAGGCATCGACGCAGATGCAGCGCGTGCTGGCGCAAACAGAGGCCGTTCCGCAACTGGTCGTTCAGCTCTCGCAATTGACGCGTGAACAAACAGACAGCCTGACCGCCAGTGTGCAAAGCATGCAGCATATTGACCAGTTGAGTCAGGACAATGCTACGGAAGTTGCCCATGCCCGAGAGCATGCCCAGCATTTGCTGGAGCAGGCCCGAGTGTTGCAGGAGGTGGTAGAGCGCTTTGGCGACAAGGCCGCCGCGCAGCTAGTAGTTGCGCAAAGACCGATCAAGATTCACGCCCATCAAGAGCCGGCCGCACCGCCTTTGTCGGGGCAGTTCAAACTAGCCTAA
- a CDS encoding mechanosensitive ion channel family protein yields MRRLQMHLPEWMQDWLEILVPGVQILLIILVAWIINWLIKRIVLRAGRAYDLPHELLMPLRGVFRWIIIAAAILAILERMGMSATVLWTAFTSFATVGAVAFFAAWSVLSNLFCALLIVTVSPFRLGDYIEVLDTAEKPGAKGRVIDLNMLYITLQDDSAPAGVPNLLQIPNSLIFQRVIRRWRGGMPTPPAEERSPASTAHDAPAPVSHLGA; encoded by the coding sequence ATGCGTCGTCTTCAAATGCATCTGCCCGAATGGATGCAGGATTGGCTTGAAATCCTCGTTCCCGGGGTTCAAATTCTTCTCATCATCCTTGTCGCTTGGATCATCAACTGGCTGATCAAGCGCATCGTCTTGCGCGCTGGCAGGGCTTACGATCTGCCGCACGAGCTGCTGATGCCGCTACGCGGCGTGTTCCGCTGGATCATTATTGCTGCAGCCATTTTGGCGATTTTGGAGCGTATGGGCATGTCTGCCACCGTGCTGTGGACGGCCTTTACCAGCTTCGCGACCGTAGGGGCAGTTGCCTTTTTTGCCGCATGGAGCGTGCTCTCCAACCTTTTTTGTGCGCTGTTAATCGTCACCGTCAGCCCGTTTAGGCTGGGCGACTATATCGAGGTGCTGGATACCGCCGAAAAGCCCGGCGCAAAGGGCCGCGTGATTGACCTCAACATGCTCTACATCACCTTGCAAGATGACAGCGCACCTGCAGGCGTGCCCAACCTGCTGCAGATTCCCAACTCTTTGATCTTCCAGCGCGTTATTCGCCGCTGGCGAGGCGGTATGCCTACGCCCCCAGCCGAGGAACGCAGCCCAGCCAGCACTGCCCACGATGCACCAGCCCCGGTGAGCCACCTTGGGGCTTAA
- a CDS encoding diguanylate cyclase domain-containing protein, whose translation MNTLTSSASSAIEPSSARFSSPDSAAPFSVLVVEDQAVMRAALVSELHQAGVTQVLEAENGRSALALFRSERPDLVLLDIRLPGEDGYWVARQLREAEPGEWTPIIFLSGLDNDLDVWRGIEAGGDDYLVKPVKPIVLVAKLRAMRRLLDMRRRLVSVSAELHLANQKLNEMVELDALTGIVNRRGLDRILHAEITAARREGKPLTLMLCDLDHFKRFNDTYGHVQGDECLRQVGRLLREVCVRPRDIAARYGGEEFALVLPNTPRSGAMTFARALGQMLKFLKFRPAGSDEEILLTLSGGITTCIPDEHTSAESMLMRADEALYAAKSQGRNRFFSFEMQMDTIEQRQI comes from the coding sequence ATGAACACTTTGACGTCTTCCGCCTCATCCGCTATTGAACCCAGTAGCGCTCGCTTTTCCTCTCCGGATTCAGCAGCGCCGTTCTCCGTCCTAGTGGTTGAAGATCAAGCCGTCATGCGCGCAGCACTGGTTTCTGAATTGCATCAAGCAGGTGTCACACAGGTTTTAGAAGCCGAGAACGGTCGGTCGGCATTAGCGCTGTTCCGCAGTGAGCGCCCCGATCTAGTGCTGCTAGACATTCGCCTACCCGGCGAAGATGGCTACTGGGTCGCCCGCCAACTGCGCGAGGCCGAACCTGGCGAATGGACGCCCATTATTTTTCTCTCAGGTCTGGATAACGATCTGGACGTCTGGCGCGGCATTGAAGCCGGTGGTGACGACTACTTGGTCAAACCCGTCAAACCCATTGTTCTGGTTGCCAAACTACGCGCTATGCGCCGCCTGCTGGACATGCGCCGCCGCTTAGTAAGTGTTTCTGCAGAGCTGCATCTGGCCAATCAAAAGCTCAATGAAATGGTGGAGCTTGATGCCTTGACCGGCATAGTTAACCGCCGCGGTCTCGATCGTATCCTGCATGCCGAAATTACCGCCGCAAGACGTGAAGGCAAGCCTTTGACGCTAATGCTCTGCGACTTGGATCACTTCAAACGCTTTAACGACACCTACGGCCATGTTCAGGGTGATGAATGCCTTAGGCAAGTGGGCCGCCTGCTGCGTGAAGTTTGCGTGCGCCCGCGCGATATTGCGGCGCGCTATGGCGGTGAAGAATTTGCCCTTGTACTTCCCAACACACCTCGCTCAGGCGCTATGACTTTTGCCCGCGCGCTGGGGCAAATGCTGAAGTTCCTCAAATTTCGTCCTGCTGGCTCTGACGAGGAAATTTTGCTCACGCTCTCTGGTGGCATTACCACCTGCATCCCTGACGAGCACACCAGTGCGGAATCCATGCTCATGCGCGCTGATGAAGCCTTGTACGCGGCCAAATCTCAAGGGCGCAACCGATTCTTCAGCTTTGAGATGCAGATGGATACCATCGAACAAAGACAAATTTAA